A genome region from Carya illinoinensis cultivar Pawnee chromosome 2, C.illinoinensisPawnee_v1, whole genome shotgun sequence includes the following:
- the LOC122301048 gene encoding uncharacterized protein LOC122301048 isoform X3, with the protein MSSQRHQVTARELFGEGKKPFVVLAICVAGLSYLMSLTSPSIWVNLPAAASLIIGLRYISLDFDMRRKAAAYNSNPSSANTLPPKIPLELPKNVEKSEWRSKVNSPVVEDAIDHFTRHLVSEWVTDFWYSRLTPDKEGPEELLNIMNGVLGEISARIRNINLIDLLTRDLINLVCIHLELFRATQVKIEKQHSGLLTIEHREIELRRILANENKLHPALFSPEAEHQVLQHLMDGLISFTFKPEDLQCLLFRYIARELLASAVMRPVLNLASPRFMNERIESLVLNMSKAKKGALTVEGASQTRSDEPSRISSDHFSRFLDPTVTGVELVPLKNNQSRTTTNASLTDHVNGNKDALLSLDPQSTRSWDSLPFNFQTCDERGIQRHCSGGELGDTLDLISCRKDQALTPEHFENTRTNGKDYRKKEGENRVIEQVSQAGKSVKVDHSRAISKSKENNTVTKVNHSDSTAVHFGCTDQLSVESSSCPTNRNISSHSSFISFEEDEKHNTTHLEEVESGSSTSYTSEDEESSNVTGLDSPGTKVWDGRGNRNLALSHIHHPLENSEGLMAKKTGKGHIHYRRLARTPSGLKRSRLSSHKTHIWQEVERTSFLSGDGQDLLSSAKGYANAEDSSDDCENENLGRVQSGAAASSSVLPIPESHSFTVSSLQDTLAVASFFKLRCEVLGANIVKSGSKTFAVYSISVADVDNNSWSIKRRFRHFEELHRRLKYFPEYNLHLPPKHFLSTGLDVPIIQERCKLLDKYLKNLMQLPRISGSIEVWDFLSVDSQTYLFSNSFSIIETLSVDLEDKPSEKSKKLPKFLGPTIVREDLGIENKESMFPMKNNFVTDGGSNAKDTRQQNYASSPSSLENTVKGRDDNGSSELLHDAAADPFLPTEWVPTNLSVPILDLVDVIFQLQDGGWIRRKAFWVAKQILQLGMGDAFDDWLIEKIQLLRKGSVIASGIRQVEKILWPDGIFITKHPKHRPPPPVNPSQNTTIDQQRSGISPPILTYEQQQEAVRRAKFVYELMIDNAPAAIIGLVGRKEYEQCAKDLYFFIQSPVCLKQLAFDLFEVLLLSAFPELDYVFKQLQEERHKFVESEGN; encoded by the exons ATGAGCTCGCAGAGGCATCAGGTGACGGCTCGGGAACTCTTCGGGGAGGGCAAGAAGCCGTTTGTGGTCCTGGCCATATGCGTCGCCGGATTGTCATACCTCATGTCCT TGACAAGCCCCTCAATTTGGGTCAACTTGCCTGCTGCCGCCTCCTTAATTATTGGCTTGCGTTATATATCTTTGGATTTCGACATGCGGAGAAAAGCTGCAGCATACAACAGCAATCCATCCTCAGCAAATACTCTTCCTCCAAAGATTCCTCTTGAATTAcctaaaaatgttgaaaagtcTGAATGGAGAAGCAAAGTGAATTCTCCTGTTGTTGAGGATGCAATAGATCACTTCACAAGACATCTGGTTTCTGAGTGGGTTACAGATTTCTGGTACTCTCGCTTGACACCTGATAAAGAGGGTCCGGAGGAACTGTTGAACATCATGAATGGGGTTCTTGGGGAAATTTCTGCACGCATTaggaatataaatttaattgatcTACTGACAAG GGACCTTATTAATCTTGTTTGCATTCACTTGGAGCTTTTTCGTGCAACTCAAGTGAAGATTGAAAAGCAACATTCAGGATTGCTAACAATCGAACACCGAGAAATAGAACTAAGACGCATCCTGGCTAATGAGAACAAATTGCACCCAGCTCTGTTTTCGCCTGAAGCTGAGCACCAG GTTTTGCAGCATCTGATGGATggtcttatttcttttacattCAAGCCTGAAGATCTGCAGTGCCTTCTCTTCCGTTATATAGCCAGAGAGCTTCTAGCTAGTGCAGTAATGCGACCTGTCCTAAACCTAGCAAGTCCGAG gttTATGAATGAAAGAATTGAGTCCTTAGTCCTTAATATGAGCAAAGCAAAAAAGGGAGCTTTGACAGTAGAAGGGGCATCTCAGACTAGATCAGATGAGCCTTCAAGGATTTCATCTGACCATTTTTCTAGATTCTTGGATCCTACTGTTACTGGTGTTGAACTTGTGCCGTTAAAAAATAATCAGTCTAGAACCACTACTAATGCATCATTAACAGATCATGTGAATGGAAATAAAGATGCACTGCTTTCCCTTGATCCTCAATCAACCCGTTCATGGGACTCATTGCCCTTCAACTTCCAAACATGTGATGAGAGAGGTATTCAGCGGCATTGCTCAGGAGGAGAATTGGGAGACACGTTAGATCTGATTTCCTGCAGAAAGGATCAAGCCCTTACTCCTGAACATTTTGAGAACACGAGGACAAATGGGAAAGACTATAGAAAGAAGGAAGGTGAAAATCGGGTAATTGAGCAAGTATCACAAGCAGGGAAGTCTGTTAAAGTGGATCATTCAAGGGCAATATCCAAATCGAAAGAGAACAACACTGTAACCAAGGTTAATCACTCTGATAGTACTGCTGTTCACTTTGGATGTACTGATCAGCTTTCTGTAGAAAGCTCATCATGCCCTACAAATCGGAACATATCAAGTCACTCttcatttatttcatttgaagaagatgaaaagcACAACACCACGCATTTGGAGGAGGTTGAATCAGGGAGCAGTACTTCTTATACGTCAGAAGATGAAGAAAGTAGCAACGTAACAGGCCTTGATTCTCCTGGAACTAAAGTATGGGATGGTAGAGGTAACAGAAATCTGGCTCTTTCTCACATTCATCACCCACTTGAGAATTCTGAAGGCCTTATGGCAAAGAAGACTGGTAAAGGGCATATTCACTATCGAAGATTAGCTAGAACCCCATCCGGTCTTAAAAGGTCTAGACTAAGCAGTCATAAAACACACATTTGGCAGGAGGTTGAGAGAACAAGCTTCTTGTCTGGTGATGGACAGGATTTACTTAGTTCTGCCAAAGGATATGCAAATGCTGAGGACTCTAGCGATGACTGTGAGAATGAAAATTTGGGTAGAGTTCAAAGTGGAGCAGCTGCTTCTTCATCTGTGCTTCCTATACCAGAAAGTCATAGTTTTACTGTCAGTTCTCTGCAAGATACGCTGGCGGTGGCTTCattttttaagttgagatgTGAG GTATTGGGTGCAAACATTGTGAAGAGTGGCTCAAAAACATTTGCTGTTTATTCAATATCTGTTGCAGATGTAGATAATAACAGTTGGTCAATCAAAAGAAG GTTTCGTCACTTTGAGGAGCTTCATCGGCGTTTGAAATATTTTCCAGAGTATAATCTTCATTTGCCACCAAAGCATTTTCTATCAACAGGTTTAGACGTACCTATCATTCAAGAAAGGTGTAAATTGCTTGACAAGTATTTAAAG AATCTCATGCAGCTTCCAAGAATTTCAGGATCAATTGAAGTTTGGGATTTTCTCAGTGTTGACTCCCAG ACTTATCTATTCTCAAATTCCTTTTCTATAATTGAAACTTTGTCAg TTGACCTAGAGGATAAGCCATCAGAAAAGAGTAAAAAGCTTCCAAAGTTTCTTGGACCTACGATTGTGAGAGAAGATTTGGGCATTGAAAATAAGGAGTCCATGTTCCCGATGAAGAATAATTTTGTGACAGATGGGGGATCAAATGCAAAAG ATACTAGGCAACAAAACTATGCATCTTCTCCCTCAAGCTTGGAGAACACTGTAAAAGGAAGAGATGATAATGGTTCATCTGAGTTGCTTCATGATGCTGCTGCTGACCCATTCCTTCCTACAGAG TGGGTGCCAACAAATTTAAGTGTCCCCATATTAGATTTGGTAGATGTCATCTTCCAACTTCAAGATGGTGGATGGATCAg GCGAAAGGCATTTTGGGTGGCCAAACAGATACTACAACTAGGAATGGGTGATGCCTTTGATGATTGGTTAATAGAGAAAATCCAGCTTCTGCGTAAGGGATCTGTTATTGCTTCAGGGATCAGGCAGGTTGAGAAG attctCTGGCCTGATGGAATATTCATAACCAAGCATCCTAAGCATCGACCACCGCCACCTGTTAACCCATCCCAGAATACAACTATTGACCAACAACGCTCAGGGATATCTCCACCTATACTCACCTATGAGCAACAACAGGAGGCAGTTCGGCGTGCAAAGTTTGTTTATGAGCTAATGATTG ACAATGCTCCGGCTGCCATCATAGGTCTTGTTGGTCGTAAAGAGTATGAACAGTGTGCAAAGGATCTCTATTTCTTTATTCAG
- the LOC122301048 gene encoding uncharacterized protein LOC122301048 isoform X2: MSSQRHQVTARELFGEGKKPFVVLAICVAGLSYLMSLTSPSIWVNLPAAASLIIGLRYISLDFDMRRKAAAYNSNPSSANTLPPKIPLELPKNVEKSEWRSKVNSPVVEDAIDHFTRHLVSEWVTDFWYSRLTPDKEGPEELLNIMNGVLGEISARIRNINLIDLLTRDLINLVCIHLELFRATQVKIEKQHSGLLTIEHREIELRRILANENKLHPALFSPEAEHQVLQHLMDGLISFTFKPEDLQCLLFRYIARELLASAVMRPVLNLASPRFMNERIESLVLNMSKAKKGALTVEGASQTRSDEPSRISSDHFSRFLDPTVTGVELVPLKNNQSRTTTNASLTDHVNGNKDALLSLDPQSTRSWDSLPFNFQTCDERGIQRHCSGGELGDTLDLISCRKDQALTPEHFENTRTNGKDYRKKEGENRVIEQVSQAGKSVKVDHSRAISKSKENNTVTKVNHSDSTAVHFGCTDQLSVESSSCPTNRNISSHSSFISFEEDEKHNTTHLEEVESGSSTSYTSEDEESSNVTGLDSPGTKVWDGRGNRNLALSHIHHPLENSEGLMAKKTGKGHIHYRRLARTPSGLKRSRLSSHKTHIWQEVERTSFLSGDGQDLLSSAKGYANAEDSSDDCENENLGRVQSGAAASSSVLPIPESHSFTVSSLQDTLAVASFFKLRFHLLLQVLGANIVKSGSKTFAVYSISVADVDNNSWSIKRRFRHFEELHRRLKYFPEYNLHLPPKHFLSTGLDVPIIQERCKLLDKYLKNLMQLPRISGSIEVWDFLSVDSQTYLFSNSFSIIETLSVDLEDKPSEKSKKLPKFLGPTIVREDLGIENKESMFPMKNNFVTDGGSNAKDTRQQNYASSPSSLENTVKGRDDNGSSELLHDAAADPFLPTEWVPTNLSVPILDLVDVIFQLQDGGWIRRKAFWVAKQILQLGMGDAFDDWLIEKIQLLRKGSVIASGIRQVEKILWPDGIFITKHPKHRPPPPVNPSQNTTIDQQRSGISPPILTYEQQQEAVRRAKFVYELMIDNAPAAIIGLVGRKEYEQCAKDLYFFIQSPVCLKQLAFDLFEVLLLSAFPELDYVFKQLQEERHKFVESEGN; this comes from the exons ATGAGCTCGCAGAGGCATCAGGTGACGGCTCGGGAACTCTTCGGGGAGGGCAAGAAGCCGTTTGTGGTCCTGGCCATATGCGTCGCCGGATTGTCATACCTCATGTCCT TGACAAGCCCCTCAATTTGGGTCAACTTGCCTGCTGCCGCCTCCTTAATTATTGGCTTGCGTTATATATCTTTGGATTTCGACATGCGGAGAAAAGCTGCAGCATACAACAGCAATCCATCCTCAGCAAATACTCTTCCTCCAAAGATTCCTCTTGAATTAcctaaaaatgttgaaaagtcTGAATGGAGAAGCAAAGTGAATTCTCCTGTTGTTGAGGATGCAATAGATCACTTCACAAGACATCTGGTTTCTGAGTGGGTTACAGATTTCTGGTACTCTCGCTTGACACCTGATAAAGAGGGTCCGGAGGAACTGTTGAACATCATGAATGGGGTTCTTGGGGAAATTTCTGCACGCATTaggaatataaatttaattgatcTACTGACAAG GGACCTTATTAATCTTGTTTGCATTCACTTGGAGCTTTTTCGTGCAACTCAAGTGAAGATTGAAAAGCAACATTCAGGATTGCTAACAATCGAACACCGAGAAATAGAACTAAGACGCATCCTGGCTAATGAGAACAAATTGCACCCAGCTCTGTTTTCGCCTGAAGCTGAGCACCAG GTTTTGCAGCATCTGATGGATggtcttatttcttttacattCAAGCCTGAAGATCTGCAGTGCCTTCTCTTCCGTTATATAGCCAGAGAGCTTCTAGCTAGTGCAGTAATGCGACCTGTCCTAAACCTAGCAAGTCCGAG gttTATGAATGAAAGAATTGAGTCCTTAGTCCTTAATATGAGCAAAGCAAAAAAGGGAGCTTTGACAGTAGAAGGGGCATCTCAGACTAGATCAGATGAGCCTTCAAGGATTTCATCTGACCATTTTTCTAGATTCTTGGATCCTACTGTTACTGGTGTTGAACTTGTGCCGTTAAAAAATAATCAGTCTAGAACCACTACTAATGCATCATTAACAGATCATGTGAATGGAAATAAAGATGCACTGCTTTCCCTTGATCCTCAATCAACCCGTTCATGGGACTCATTGCCCTTCAACTTCCAAACATGTGATGAGAGAGGTATTCAGCGGCATTGCTCAGGAGGAGAATTGGGAGACACGTTAGATCTGATTTCCTGCAGAAAGGATCAAGCCCTTACTCCTGAACATTTTGAGAACACGAGGACAAATGGGAAAGACTATAGAAAGAAGGAAGGTGAAAATCGGGTAATTGAGCAAGTATCACAAGCAGGGAAGTCTGTTAAAGTGGATCATTCAAGGGCAATATCCAAATCGAAAGAGAACAACACTGTAACCAAGGTTAATCACTCTGATAGTACTGCTGTTCACTTTGGATGTACTGATCAGCTTTCTGTAGAAAGCTCATCATGCCCTACAAATCGGAACATATCAAGTCACTCttcatttatttcatttgaagaagatgaaaagcACAACACCACGCATTTGGAGGAGGTTGAATCAGGGAGCAGTACTTCTTATACGTCAGAAGATGAAGAAAGTAGCAACGTAACAGGCCTTGATTCTCCTGGAACTAAAGTATGGGATGGTAGAGGTAACAGAAATCTGGCTCTTTCTCACATTCATCACCCACTTGAGAATTCTGAAGGCCTTATGGCAAAGAAGACTGGTAAAGGGCATATTCACTATCGAAGATTAGCTAGAACCCCATCCGGTCTTAAAAGGTCTAGACTAAGCAGTCATAAAACACACATTTGGCAGGAGGTTGAGAGAACAAGCTTCTTGTCTGGTGATGGACAGGATTTACTTAGTTCTGCCAAAGGATATGCAAATGCTGAGGACTCTAGCGATGACTGTGAGAATGAAAATTTGGGTAGAGTTCAAAGTGGAGCAGCTGCTTCTTCATCTGTGCTTCCTATACCAGAAAGTCATAGTTTTACTGTCAGTTCTCTGCAAGATACGCTGGCGGTGGCTTCattttttaagttgagat TTCATTTGCTGTTGCAGGTATTGGGTGCAAACATTGTGAAGAGTGGCTCAAAAACATTTGCTGTTTATTCAATATCTGTTGCAGATGTAGATAATAACAGTTGGTCAATCAAAAGAAG GTTTCGTCACTTTGAGGAGCTTCATCGGCGTTTGAAATATTTTCCAGAGTATAATCTTCATTTGCCACCAAAGCATTTTCTATCAACAGGTTTAGACGTACCTATCATTCAAGAAAGGTGTAAATTGCTTGACAAGTATTTAAAG AATCTCATGCAGCTTCCAAGAATTTCAGGATCAATTGAAGTTTGGGATTTTCTCAGTGTTGACTCCCAG ACTTATCTATTCTCAAATTCCTTTTCTATAATTGAAACTTTGTCAg TTGACCTAGAGGATAAGCCATCAGAAAAGAGTAAAAAGCTTCCAAAGTTTCTTGGACCTACGATTGTGAGAGAAGATTTGGGCATTGAAAATAAGGAGTCCATGTTCCCGATGAAGAATAATTTTGTGACAGATGGGGGATCAAATGCAAAAG ATACTAGGCAACAAAACTATGCATCTTCTCCCTCAAGCTTGGAGAACACTGTAAAAGGAAGAGATGATAATGGTTCATCTGAGTTGCTTCATGATGCTGCTGCTGACCCATTCCTTCCTACAGAG TGGGTGCCAACAAATTTAAGTGTCCCCATATTAGATTTGGTAGATGTCATCTTCCAACTTCAAGATGGTGGATGGATCAg GCGAAAGGCATTTTGGGTGGCCAAACAGATACTACAACTAGGAATGGGTGATGCCTTTGATGATTGGTTAATAGAGAAAATCCAGCTTCTGCGTAAGGGATCTGTTATTGCTTCAGGGATCAGGCAGGTTGAGAAG attctCTGGCCTGATGGAATATTCATAACCAAGCATCCTAAGCATCGACCACCGCCACCTGTTAACCCATCCCAGAATACAACTATTGACCAACAACGCTCAGGGATATCTCCACCTATACTCACCTATGAGCAACAACAGGAGGCAGTTCGGCGTGCAAAGTTTGTTTATGAGCTAATGATTG ACAATGCTCCGGCTGCCATCATAGGTCTTGTTGGTCGTAAAGAGTATGAACAGTGTGCAAAGGATCTCTATTTCTTTATTCAG
- the LOC122301048 gene encoding uncharacterized protein LOC122301048 isoform X1, translating to MSSQRHQVTARELFGEGKKPFVVLAICVAGLSYLMSLTSPSIWVNLPAAASLIIGLRYISLDFDMRRKAAAYNSNPSSANTLPPKIPLELPKNVEKSEWRSKVNSPVVEDAIDHFTRHLVSEWVTDFWYSRLTPDKEGPEELLNIMNGVLGEISARIRNINLIDLLTRDLINLVCIHLELFRATQVKIEKQHSGLLTIEHREIELRRILANENKLHPALFSPEAEHQVLQHLMDGLISFTFKPEDLQCLLFRYIARELLASAVMRPVLNLASPRFMNERIESLVLNMSKAKKGALTVEGASQTRSDEPSRISSDHFSRFLDPTVTGVELVPLKNNQSRTTTNASLTDHVNGNKDALLSLDPQSTRSWDSLPFNFQTCDERGIQRHCSGGELGDTLDLISCRKDQALTPEHFENTRTNGKDYRKKEGENRVIEQVSQAGKSVKVDHSRAISKSKENNTVTKVNHSDSTAVHFGCTDQLSVESSSCPTNRNISSHSSFISFEEDEKHNTTHLEEVESGSSTSYTSEDEESSNVTGLDSPGTKVWDGRGNRNLALSHIHHPLENSEGLMAKKTGKGHIHYRRLARTPSGLKRSRLSSHKTHIWQEVERTSFLSGDGQDLLSSAKGYANAEDSSDDCENENLGRVQSGAAASSSVLPIPESHSFTVSSLQDTLAVASFFKLRLVHLLLQVLGANIVKSGSKTFAVYSISVADVDNNSWSIKRRFRHFEELHRRLKYFPEYNLHLPPKHFLSTGLDVPIIQERCKLLDKYLKNLMQLPRISGSIEVWDFLSVDSQTYLFSNSFSIIETLSVDLEDKPSEKSKKLPKFLGPTIVREDLGIENKESMFPMKNNFVTDGGSNAKDTRQQNYASSPSSLENTVKGRDDNGSSELLHDAAADPFLPTEWVPTNLSVPILDLVDVIFQLQDGGWIRRKAFWVAKQILQLGMGDAFDDWLIEKIQLLRKGSVIASGIRQVEKILWPDGIFITKHPKHRPPPPVNPSQNTTIDQQRSGISPPILTYEQQQEAVRRAKFVYELMIDNAPAAIIGLVGRKEYEQCAKDLYFFIQSPVCLKQLAFDLFEVLLLSAFPELDYVFKQLQEERHKFVESEGN from the exons ATGAGCTCGCAGAGGCATCAGGTGACGGCTCGGGAACTCTTCGGGGAGGGCAAGAAGCCGTTTGTGGTCCTGGCCATATGCGTCGCCGGATTGTCATACCTCATGTCCT TGACAAGCCCCTCAATTTGGGTCAACTTGCCTGCTGCCGCCTCCTTAATTATTGGCTTGCGTTATATATCTTTGGATTTCGACATGCGGAGAAAAGCTGCAGCATACAACAGCAATCCATCCTCAGCAAATACTCTTCCTCCAAAGATTCCTCTTGAATTAcctaaaaatgttgaaaagtcTGAATGGAGAAGCAAAGTGAATTCTCCTGTTGTTGAGGATGCAATAGATCACTTCACAAGACATCTGGTTTCTGAGTGGGTTACAGATTTCTGGTACTCTCGCTTGACACCTGATAAAGAGGGTCCGGAGGAACTGTTGAACATCATGAATGGGGTTCTTGGGGAAATTTCTGCACGCATTaggaatataaatttaattgatcTACTGACAAG GGACCTTATTAATCTTGTTTGCATTCACTTGGAGCTTTTTCGTGCAACTCAAGTGAAGATTGAAAAGCAACATTCAGGATTGCTAACAATCGAACACCGAGAAATAGAACTAAGACGCATCCTGGCTAATGAGAACAAATTGCACCCAGCTCTGTTTTCGCCTGAAGCTGAGCACCAG GTTTTGCAGCATCTGATGGATggtcttatttcttttacattCAAGCCTGAAGATCTGCAGTGCCTTCTCTTCCGTTATATAGCCAGAGAGCTTCTAGCTAGTGCAGTAATGCGACCTGTCCTAAACCTAGCAAGTCCGAG gttTATGAATGAAAGAATTGAGTCCTTAGTCCTTAATATGAGCAAAGCAAAAAAGGGAGCTTTGACAGTAGAAGGGGCATCTCAGACTAGATCAGATGAGCCTTCAAGGATTTCATCTGACCATTTTTCTAGATTCTTGGATCCTACTGTTACTGGTGTTGAACTTGTGCCGTTAAAAAATAATCAGTCTAGAACCACTACTAATGCATCATTAACAGATCATGTGAATGGAAATAAAGATGCACTGCTTTCCCTTGATCCTCAATCAACCCGTTCATGGGACTCATTGCCCTTCAACTTCCAAACATGTGATGAGAGAGGTATTCAGCGGCATTGCTCAGGAGGAGAATTGGGAGACACGTTAGATCTGATTTCCTGCAGAAAGGATCAAGCCCTTACTCCTGAACATTTTGAGAACACGAGGACAAATGGGAAAGACTATAGAAAGAAGGAAGGTGAAAATCGGGTAATTGAGCAAGTATCACAAGCAGGGAAGTCTGTTAAAGTGGATCATTCAAGGGCAATATCCAAATCGAAAGAGAACAACACTGTAACCAAGGTTAATCACTCTGATAGTACTGCTGTTCACTTTGGATGTACTGATCAGCTTTCTGTAGAAAGCTCATCATGCCCTACAAATCGGAACATATCAAGTCACTCttcatttatttcatttgaagaagatgaaaagcACAACACCACGCATTTGGAGGAGGTTGAATCAGGGAGCAGTACTTCTTATACGTCAGAAGATGAAGAAAGTAGCAACGTAACAGGCCTTGATTCTCCTGGAACTAAAGTATGGGATGGTAGAGGTAACAGAAATCTGGCTCTTTCTCACATTCATCACCCACTTGAGAATTCTGAAGGCCTTATGGCAAAGAAGACTGGTAAAGGGCATATTCACTATCGAAGATTAGCTAGAACCCCATCCGGTCTTAAAAGGTCTAGACTAAGCAGTCATAAAACACACATTTGGCAGGAGGTTGAGAGAACAAGCTTCTTGTCTGGTGATGGACAGGATTTACTTAGTTCTGCCAAAGGATATGCAAATGCTGAGGACTCTAGCGATGACTGTGAGAATGAAAATTTGGGTAGAGTTCAAAGTGGAGCAGCTGCTTCTTCATCTGTGCTTCCTATACCAGAAAGTCATAGTTTTACTGTCAGTTCTCTGCAAGATACGCTGGCGGTGGCTTCattttttaagttgagat TAGTTCATTTGCTGTTGCAGGTATTGGGTGCAAACATTGTGAAGAGTGGCTCAAAAACATTTGCTGTTTATTCAATATCTGTTGCAGATGTAGATAATAACAGTTGGTCAATCAAAAGAAG GTTTCGTCACTTTGAGGAGCTTCATCGGCGTTTGAAATATTTTCCAGAGTATAATCTTCATTTGCCACCAAAGCATTTTCTATCAACAGGTTTAGACGTACCTATCATTCAAGAAAGGTGTAAATTGCTTGACAAGTATTTAAAG AATCTCATGCAGCTTCCAAGAATTTCAGGATCAATTGAAGTTTGGGATTTTCTCAGTGTTGACTCCCAG ACTTATCTATTCTCAAATTCCTTTTCTATAATTGAAACTTTGTCAg TTGACCTAGAGGATAAGCCATCAGAAAAGAGTAAAAAGCTTCCAAAGTTTCTTGGACCTACGATTGTGAGAGAAGATTTGGGCATTGAAAATAAGGAGTCCATGTTCCCGATGAAGAATAATTTTGTGACAGATGGGGGATCAAATGCAAAAG ATACTAGGCAACAAAACTATGCATCTTCTCCCTCAAGCTTGGAGAACACTGTAAAAGGAAGAGATGATAATGGTTCATCTGAGTTGCTTCATGATGCTGCTGCTGACCCATTCCTTCCTACAGAG TGGGTGCCAACAAATTTAAGTGTCCCCATATTAGATTTGGTAGATGTCATCTTCCAACTTCAAGATGGTGGATGGATCAg GCGAAAGGCATTTTGGGTGGCCAAACAGATACTACAACTAGGAATGGGTGATGCCTTTGATGATTGGTTAATAGAGAAAATCCAGCTTCTGCGTAAGGGATCTGTTATTGCTTCAGGGATCAGGCAGGTTGAGAAG attctCTGGCCTGATGGAATATTCATAACCAAGCATCCTAAGCATCGACCACCGCCACCTGTTAACCCATCCCAGAATACAACTATTGACCAACAACGCTCAGGGATATCTCCACCTATACTCACCTATGAGCAACAACAGGAGGCAGTTCGGCGTGCAAAGTTTGTTTATGAGCTAATGATTG ACAATGCTCCGGCTGCCATCATAGGTCTTGTTGGTCGTAAAGAGTATGAACAGTGTGCAAAGGATCTCTATTTCTTTATTCAG